The Erpetoichthys calabaricus chromosome 16, fErpCal1.3, whole genome shotgun sequence sequence TAGTTCGCTGTGTGATGGACAATACACGGTAAATATTCCATTATTGGGATAAGCAGTAAAATGGATAAACGAACGAATAAATGAATTGGCACCGAGATCTAGCGGTGGAGGGCTGGCACAGAAGGTCCGTTTACCAAGATGAAGGCATAGAATGTCTGGATGATGGAGCTCCTGCGCTGTTCCCGTTTCGATCCACCTGTCTTTACGAGCTGTGCTTTACTGACGGGCTTTTCAAACGGCAATGCGTTACCAGCCATGGACGGGATGCCGCTGTATCTATTCCTTGTGTAAAGCATCATTAACATTTAGGGTTTTGGGATCCATGCCAACATTAAGTTTGGCGATCGGCACCGACGGTTTTCACAGGTGTTTTATGAACTTTCTTTGACGTTCCCTACGTCATAGAATCGATTAGCCGGTCgctgtttttttttagtcttccCACCCCCAAGACGTGATGAATACTCACGGCCGCTCCGATCTCTTCTTTGGCTCGTTTGCTGCTGATGTTCACTCGCGACTGCAGCTCGGCTTCACTTCGTATGGCATAACGACCCGACCGGCTCAGAGTCCTCAACATAACAGACATTGTTCTTCCTGAAGTTGCGATGCCCACCGTTACGAATGAAGAATCGGGTCGCGGGCGGGGCTTATAAATAACCACCCGGACAGGGGGCCGGGCTTTAGGCCGGCGTGGCCGACACAGGTGGGTGAAGGACATAGAGTGGCGCAGACTATGGCGAAATTTAGACTGGCTAAATTCAGTGCTGTTTCACTTTGGATGTTTGGAACTTTGTCACACCATGCCCCTTGTAGTAATTCAGATGCCCCCCTTACCGTCCTGGTTTGGAGTCAGTGCTGCTGGAGCCACGCATTCTAGGTGACAGACCTATTATGTGCCCCACATAACTGAATGGTCCTGACAGACGGACTCCCAGCGCCCAAATACTGCCAgccaaaaatctttattttatttcaaggcaACCATCACCACAAtagactttaatttaaaaaaaaaaatcataaaagaaaaaaaaaatattggaatgTTTCACAGACACCCATCTAAACTGCACTGCTCACTATAAATGTATCCCAGAATCCTCAAACAGGGGCTCTGAAGTCCAAACCAATAGTTTAATCCACAGACCCCCCAGAGTCTAGCTgtagacctccagagctctgtcCAGTTGAGGAGCTACTCAAATTCCTCACATCCCATGATACTTAGCATCCTGTGCATTATGTTATGTGATATGTCCAGTCGTTGGCATCTTTCTTCACACCTTGTGCTTTGTACTCATAAAACATCTTTACGAAAGGGTTAAGATTAGAGTTGTTGGAGGTGTTAATAATGACAACTGTTGAGTAGGCGTGTCTTACAGAGTCTCTCGAGTAATAACTGTATACCTTGTGACATAAATGTCCAATCTGATTGGCTGAATTCCAGAATTGCGGAGGTCTGAAGCTGCACCCATCTCAGCTCTGGGCCCATTACAAAAATATCTCTTCAAAAGAGCTACTGGTTCAAATAGCAGTGGACCTCAGTGGAGAATTATGGACAAGGACACAGCCTACAATGGATGCCGGTCATGGGGGGACTCAAGTCTGAATTTTAGTTTAGCCAAATCTAtgcaaaatggaaaatttatcTTGGTCATGGAAACAAGCTTCAGTCACCCTACAACCACCATAATGCTGTCTGGTCAGGCATGTCCTTACAGTTCTGACCTTGTAACCATAGGTCTCACATtgctacactggcttccagttatgTTCAGAGCTGACTTTAAGATCCTCCTTCTTCCCTATGAAGTTGTTAATGGTTTAGCTCCAGCGTTACTTTGCCATCATTTCCAGGAAGACATCACAATCTCAAAATGCGGGCCCTCCTTAATATTCCAAGTTTAAATAAATTGTTTGTAGGGGGTGGAGCTATAGGGCAGCC is a genomic window containing:
- the si:dkey-85n7.8 gene encoding COX8 domain-containing protein, which encodes MRGSSSTDSKPGRLRHSMSFTHLCRPRRPKARPPVRVVIYKPRPRPDSSFVTVGIATSGRTMSVMLRTLSRSGRYAIRSEAELQSRVNISSKRAKEEIGAAKSIFTIMVFTVTLLGPAGWILYHLPDYKTRSPPD